The Equus caballus isolate H_3958 breed thoroughbred chromosome 12, TB-T2T, whole genome shotgun sequence genome contains a region encoding:
- the C12H11orf86 gene encoding uncharacterized protein C11orf86 homolog isoform X2 — protein MGVGLRSQSWRGPWPSYGKLQESWGRPLEGRRHRALSLRRGCEKTRSSERGPEGLDVPGQEWLPGSLGDTEQLIQVQQRENQRWLRQYQQVRRRWQRFVASFPSVTLSWPASP, from the exons ATGGGGGTAGGGCTACGCAGCCAGTCCTGGCGAGGACCCTGGCCCTCCTATGGCAAGCTCCAGGAGTCCTGGGGGAGGCCCCTGGAGGGCCGACGTCACCGGGCGCTGAGCCTCAGACGGGGGTGTGAGAAGACCAGGTCCTCAGAGAGAGGCCCAGAAGGGCTGGATGTCCCCGGTCAGGAGTGGCTGCCGGGGAGCCTGGGGGACACGGAACAGCTGATCCAAGTTCAGCAAAGAGAAAACCAGCGATGGCTGAGGCAGTATCAACAG GTAAGGAGAAGGTGGCAGCGCTTTGTCGCCAGCTTCCCCAGCGTGACCCTGAGCTGGCCGGCCTCCCCATAG
- the C12H11orf86 gene encoding uncharacterized protein C11orf86 homolog isoform X1, producing MGVGLRSQSWRGPWPSYGKLQESWGRPLEGRRHRALSLRRGCEKTRSSERGPEGLDVPGQEWLPGSLGDTEQLIQVQQRENQRWLRQYQQQVRRRWQRFVASFPSVTLSWPASP from the exons ATGGGGGTAGGGCTACGCAGCCAGTCCTGGCGAGGACCCTGGCCCTCCTATGGCAAGCTCCAGGAGTCCTGGGGGAGGCCCCTGGAGGGCCGACGTCACCGGGCGCTGAGCCTCAGACGGGGGTGTGAGAAGACCAGGTCCTCAGAGAGAGGCCCAGAAGGGCTGGATGTCCCCGGTCAGGAGTGGCTGCCGGGGAGCCTGGGGGACACGGAACAGCTGATCCAAGTTCAGCAAAGAGAAAACCAGCGATGGCTGAGGCAGTATCAACAG CAGGTAAGGAGAAGGTGGCAGCGCTTTGTCGCCAGCTTCCCCAGCGTGACCCTGAGCTGGCCGGCCTCCCCATAG